The region ACTGTGGCGAAATTATACTACACCAGCTAAACGGCTGGTGTGCCATCAGACATCATCTCCCAAGCAACACCGCAGACCATGAAGCCACAGTCTGACAGGAGAATGGCCAGCCACAATCCATGAGGCAAGCCAGAAAACAGGGACCTAAGTGCCAGACCCTTTCCATATGCACCCCCTTTACCCACACACCACAGGCAGAAGTACATCAGCAGcattatttaaagcgtaactcatttcagggccatttttctgaaaacattaaatatcaacagtacaagcgattttaagaaactctgtaataggttttatgtactaaaagagtttccttctgtactgaaaaagcaatctcccagcctcccccctcacatcaaatgaagcaggatttctgtctccattatgtggctatggagaggggaggggcagttaggagtgactgagcacggaggatttctgcaaagcacaacaccctgcaatcttctctcagtaagttcatagataagcactgacctttctgacacctgaatttagggttttaggtgcccagagagtctacaaacagctgaccttcatgtcacctcttcctgctccctcatctccctcagcccctccccccttcataggcttacaatggagagagcagagcccgtcttcactggcttctctgtaatgaagacgtgtttgcctgataatgcacagacaagaagtcagggggggggaggctgggagattgcttcttgagtacagaaggaggcttttttggctgatgaaacctattacagagtttcttaaaatcgcttatactactgatttctgcaataaaaaaaaacatgacagttacgctttaaatctcAATTACTCACTTCACCATCGATATATTGTGTTTGCCGATGATGTTGTGGATCTACTATCATTAATTTGTTAATGCTTAAGGATCTGGACCATCTTCGGTCACCACAATCACATATAATTCTGAAGCTCCCTGTGGGCAATTACCTTCCACACAGGAGTTGATTTTATCATTGCACATAATTGCTGTTAGACACACTTATATGAGGAGCCATTTAATTACATATGTAAATGTTCTGGAAAAATATGCTGTTGTCTATATGGCTTTGCTGCTCCTGTTAAATTTTTGAAATTATGACCGTTACATTTTGGATAAGTATCCACTTTGATTTTAACATTTTCTGTCCTTTTCCAGAACGGAAGGCAACATTCCCACTCAAGAGTCTGTTTTTGAAGATAGTAACCCACTTCCATCATCGGGATCAGGTCAAGACATAGCAACGTCTCAAGATGTGACAGATGGCCAGGCTGGTACCTCCAGTCCAGTTGATGCTCAACCATCAACATCCGCTGCTGGGCCTCAATGTCAAGCCCGTGCGCGTGTCCACTCCAAGTCAAACACATGCTCTTTGATGCCAACTGCAATGGGATGTGAGGCCCTCAATATGATTGAGAGTGTTGAAAAGGAAGACCACTGGGACCATCTGGGGTGCGTTGTAGCTGAACGCATACGTCAGCTCCCCGAGTCCCGCCAGTGGGTATCAGTCCCACCAATGTTTGAATTATTGAATTTATTTGGGAAACCACACCCAATACCAGACAATGCTGAAATTTTACTTACCCTGAAACATCTTTTTGAAAAGCATAATAACTCAAACATTGGTGTTGAAAACTATTGTTTAAACACAGTAAACACCACTATCGGGCAAAACAACACCAGAATGGCTGTTGCCCAAATATCACAATCTTTGGAAATGTCAAACAGTAGCCACATGCAAGGCAACACCAGCTCCAGAGTTAGCTTTATGGAGTTACGTAACTCTACTCCACTACAGTCTCCTGGCATTACACAAGTTTCTCTGACTGCCCAGTTTAGCCAGCTGTATGAAATCCAAAGTGTCTCACACCAACACTCTCCTTGCTCATCCTCAAGACACTGTGAGCCTTTAAAATGAGCAATGGTAGTGTACTGTATGTAATGGTTTACAAAATTCCTATTTTGCAAACATTGTTCTTTTCATATTGTTATGCTAAGTTAGCATTTGGTTTTATATTTTGCATCACTTGCCTATGATGCAATGTTACAATATGGGTATGCATATTGTGTATTTACATACTGTTGGTACAGCGTTAACTCCGTGCCTTATGAGCCACTAGTTTATTGGCAACCTGTACCAATGTTTAGTATTGTttgtgccttttttccttttttacttaAATTGTTATACAACATAACAAAATAAATTTTGTTTTTTCAAACCTTTCAGGGTTAATAGTCTAGCACATGGCCTAATGACAAAGGCCATCTTCTTGATCTCAGGACACCACAAAAATACACACTTATATGTGTGCTGGTCAGCATGTAAGCAATGGCTGAGTAAAGTAACCAAATTTACCCCTTAGCAGTGTTGTGCTTAAATTACCTTTTTTGTCTGCAATTCTACTATTGTTGGAGAAATGTTGATAATAATGCATAGGATACATTGTCGTGATCTAGCAGATGATGTTCACACATAATGATGTTGCTCCCAGTATTCTGTATTATTATT is a window of Dendropsophus ebraccatus isolate aDenEbr1 chromosome 5, aDenEbr1.pat, whole genome shotgun sequence DNA encoding:
- the LOC138792873 gene encoding uncharacterized protein isoform X3, whose protein sequence is MTREGTAPRPHPLGHTGGIRRRSCHVAELHALGPSCVFIMASYCRMGINVPRLILLVKQQPSIWNVNHPKYRDRHSKNDIWKHICKTLYPEWNTLTPWLKKQIGKDVRNRWRSVRDQFRKYENDLGKRGSLPPKRKTSYSDILQFLHTGRELRQTEGNIPTQESVFEDSNPLPSSGSGQDIATSQDVTDGQAGTSSPVDAQPSTSAAGPQCQARARVHSKSNTCSLMPTAMGCEALNMIESVEKEDHWDHLGCVVAERIRQLPESRQWVSVPPMFELLNLFGKPHPIPDNAEILLTLKHLFEKHNNSNIGVENYCLNTVNTTIGQNNTRMAVAQISQSLEMSNSSHMQGNTSSRVSFMELRNSTPLQSPGITQVSLTAQFSQLYEIQSVSHQHSPCSSSRHCEPLK
- the LOC138792873 gene encoding uncharacterized protein isoform X2, which gives rise to MLGPSSSQGPGEDKASPSTGGCSRLLLIGHTGGIRRRSCHVAELHALGPSCVFIMASYCRMGINVPRLILLVKQQPSIWNVNHPKYRDRHSKNDIWKHICKTLYPEWNTLTPWLKKQIGKDVRNRWRSVRDQFRKYENDLGKRGSLPPKRKTSYSDILQFLHTGRELRQTEGNIPTQESVFEDSNPLPSSGSGQDIATSQDVTDGQAGTSSPVDAQPSTSAAGPQCQARARVHSKSNTCSLMPTAMGCEALNMIESVEKEDHWDHLGCVVAERIRQLPESRQWVSVPPMFELLNLFGKPHPIPDNAEILLTLKHLFEKHNNSNIGVENYCLNTVNTTIGQNNTRMAVAQISQSLEMSNSSHMQGNTSSRVSFMELRNSTPLQSPGITQVSLTAQFSQLYEIQSVSHQHSPCSSSRHCEPLK
- the LOC138792873 gene encoding uncharacterized protein isoform X1, giving the protein MASYCRMGINVPRLILLVKQQPSIWNVNHPKYRDRHSKNDIWKHICKTLYPEWNTLTPWLKKQIGKDVRNRWRSVRDQFRKYENDLGKRGSLPPKRKTSYSDILQFLHTGRELRQTEGNIPTQESVFEDSNPLPSSGSGQDIATSQDVTDGQAGTSSPVDAQPSTSAAGPQCQARARVHSKSNTCSLMPTAMGCEALNMIESVEKEDHWDHLGCVVAERIRQLPESRQWVSVPPMFELLNLFGKPHPIPDNAEILLTLKHLFEKHNNSNIGVENYCLNTVNTTIGQNNTRMAVAQISQSLEMSNSSHMQGNTSSRVSFMELRNSTPLQSPGITQVSLTAQFSQLYEIQSVSHQHSPCSSSRHCEPLK